One segment of Plasmodium gaboni strain SY75 chromosome 3, whole genome shotgun sequence DNA contains the following:
- a CDS encoding 6-cysteine protein — protein sequence MHRVWHIIYCFIFLLMNRSIGAEKLKKFDPVMIKEGELFGEVSYDCEYSGFLEIHTDDILYYCFFVGEDDHNGLLLRKFHIDDMIWGIPVEVLITRKKINLYILTVDYILSKLILIYSFDEKIRITVFNNYMEESVMSEKISINYEILYKANMVSYITYFYKNKKSLCVCGMNRNENILCTFSFDYGLTMKDDHTIEFFLKKKIPLGHYKIQVSFKENEVYFNLHNDLNETNFYELKCVKEQDEYICDIMNRIRETQEYNHKRYKYIPSENNKYYNHHHNGNQQQQQQQRQHQGGVGVGGGVGGGAVVASSNIGEDENNFIYKHIVRDKYFQMIVFQKDQKCYLAWSFNSLNINDEITKEISSVPCSSVATYHMEERLIVTLKKNNPGPRNHFFLIYEKLTEKAVGCEFGVGGSLYVTKTFMNNTCDMNINNMNVSTNNYDEINFSIIVSSSFHLNQSTCFIWKESVDNKEERSSLYYMEEYNIEKEDIKVYTFYFYKYILINKNFEKSTCTFESNDNQTLYISFRGDTYYKEYNCSILLDTCDFFIHTQSKINITYNDDEWQVGEELYDGFVIYNGVYVSLYDVLSRTNANELIYMDGKENNTNMELNNIKGNNNSNNNSNSNSSNSNNSNNNNSNNSNSSNNSYGGSEKLITIIIPYGIPNTRTIKIEFSNKQNNEEKRWAYLRLQKNKYIMPKVIGINSSDIFDISYKYYKYNQERIKYILNDFSETTYLGFICQTKEEIKKSLCTISLVDHNHKNIGIDNLFKSNKNILPFLYYQSTPRKIQPYNQIISEFRFVVFKNFDLFLQDKKISYILLKCICSPSSSLINTQKNIDLTYLITNEQVSHDFIHTPGILIRQRINNSQNNNKNNNMNVNKNSNYSIHNNNENIRRTKRKNNDTQNDKQDQLPSYDFNDLYNEKKNSASLFDFNFVLFLFFCITLF from the exons ATGCATAGGGTATGGcacattatatattgtttcATCTTCCTTCTGATGAATAGATCAATAGGCGCAGAGAAACTTAAAAAATTCGATCCTGTTATGATAAAAGAAGGAGAATTATTTGGAGAAGTGTCGTATGATTGTGAATATAGTGGGTTTCTAGAAATTCACACTGATgacattttatattattgtttttttgtAGGAGAAGATGATCATAACGGTTTATTATTAAGAAAGTTCCATATTGATGATATGATATGGGGTATACCAGTGGAAGTATTAATTACACgtaagaaaataaatttatatatattaacagttgattatatattatctaaattaatattaatatatagttttgatgaaaaaataagaataacTGTTTTCAATAATTATATGGAAGAATCTGTAATGAGCGAAAAAATTAGTATtaattatgaaatattatataaagcAAATATGGTTTcttatataacatatttttataaaaataaaaaatctTTATGTGTATGTGGTATGAATCgaaatgaaaatattttatgtacCTTTTCTTTTGATTATGGTTTAACAATGAAAGATGATCATACGattgaattttttttaaaaaaaaaaattccACTTGGGCATTATAAAATACAAGTATcttttaaagaaaatgaagTTTATTTTAATTTGCATAATGATTTGAATGAAACGAATTTTTATGAACTTAAATGTGTTAAGGAACAAgatgaatatatatgtgaCATAATGAATAGGATACGAGAGACTCAAGAATATAACCACAAAAggtataaatatataccTAGTGAGAAcaacaaatattataatcatcatcataatGGAAAtcaacaacaacaacaacaacaacgACAACACCAAGGAGGAGTAGGAGTAGGAGGAGGTGTAGGAGGAGGGGCAGTAGTAGCATCATCTAACATAGGAGAAGACgaaaataatttcatatataaacatattgTGCGTGATAAATATTTCCAGATGATTGTTTTTCAGAAAGATCAAAAATGTTACCTTGCTTGGTCatttaattctttaaatataaacgATGAAATTACTAAAGAAATATCATCTGTCCCTTGTTCAAGTGTAGCAACATATCATATGGAAGAGAGATTAATAGTGactttaaaaaagaataatcCTGGTCCAAGGaatcattttttcttaatatatGAA AAACTTACTGAGAAAGCTGTCGGTTGTGAATTTGGGGTGGGGGGAAGCCTTTATGTTACAAAGACTTTTATGAATAATACATGCgatatgaatataaataacatGAACGTAAGTACAAATAACTATGATgaaattaatttttctatCATCGTTTCATCATCGTTTCATTTAAATCAAAGTACATGTTTTATATGGAAAGAAAGTGTGGATAATAAAGAAGAGAGGAGTAGCCTTTATTACATggaagaatataatatagaaaaagaagatataaaagtatatactttttatttttataaatatatattaataaataaaaattttgaaaaaagCACATGTACATTTGAAAGTAATGATAATCAAAcgttatatatatcttttagAGGAgatacatattataaagaatataattgtagcatattattagatacgtgtgatttttttattcatactcagagtaaaataaatataacatataatgatgatgaatGGCAGGTTGGCGAAGAATTATATGATGgatttgttatatataatggTGTTTATGTTTCTTTGTATGATGTTTTAAGCAGAACGAATGCTAATGAGTTGATATATATGGATGGCAAggaaaataatacaaatatggaattgaataatataaaaggTAACAAcaatagtaataataatagtaatagtaatagtagtaatagtaataatagtaataataataatagtaataatagtaatagtaGTAATAATTCTTATGGGGGAAgtgaaaaattaataacaataataattcCATATGGTATTCCAAATACACGCACAATAAAAATCGAATTTTcaaataaacaaaataacGAAGAAAAAAGATGGGCATATTTAAGactacaaaaaaataaatatataatgcCAAAAGTTATTGGAATAAATTCTTCTGATATTTTTGAcatatcatataaatattataaatataatcaagaaagaataaaatatatacttaaCGATTTTTCAGAGACAACATATTTAGGATTTATTTGTCAAAcaaaagaagaaataaaaaagagTTTATGTACCATTTCGCTAGTTGACCataatcataaaaatataggaatcgataatttatttaaaagtaataaaaatattttaccttttctatattatcAATCTACACCTAGAAAAATACAACCATATAATCAAATTATAAGTGAATTTCGATTTgttgtttttaaaaattttgatCTATTTTTAcaagataaaaaaatcagttatatattattaaaatgtatCTGTTCACCTTCCTCTAGTTTAATAAatacacaaaaaaatatagacCTAACTTATTTAATTACAAACGAACAAGTCTCACACGATTTTATTCATACACCAGGAATTTTAATAAGACAACGTATAAATAATTctcaaaataataataaaaacaataatatgaatgtaaataaaaattctAATTACTCcatacataataataatgaaaatataagaagaacaaaaagaaaaaataatgatacACAAAATGACAAACAAGACCAATTACCTTCTTATGATTTCAATGATctatataatgaaaaaaaaaatagtgCCTCTCTTTTTGATTTCAATTTTGTattgtttctttttttttgcatCACACTCTTCTAG
- a CDS encoding putative proteasome subunit alpha type-3, translating to MAGLSAGYDLSVSTFSPDGRLYQVEYIYKSINNNNTALCLECKDGVICCCINSSMDKNKMLKKNSYNRIYHINNNIIITYSGFDGDARNIIDRARSEANSYYYNFHTNIPLHILVNRISLYIHAYTLYWHMRPFAASIIISSFNENDKGDIYCIEPNGACYKYSGVVIGRNKEMFKTEIEKKNYKDINVRDAIEDIYKFILTSDDHMNKNNLPNLINFSWICKESSYEFQNIDEHILTPALNKAVEYIEQLN from the exons atggCTGGACTGAGTGCTGGGTATGATTTATCAGTTTCAACATTTTCACCCGATGGTCGCTTGTATCAAgttgaatatatttataagtcgataaataataacaatacAGCTTTATGTTTAGAATGTAAGGATGGTGTAATATGTTGCTGTATTAATTCAAGTATGGATAAGAATAAGATgcttaaaaaaaatagttataatagaatatatcatattaataacaatattattataacatattcTGGATTTGATGGAGATGCAAGAAATATAATTGATAGAGCAAGAAGTGAAGCAAATagttattattataattttcataCAAACATACCATTACATATTTTAGTTAACAGaatttctttatatattcatgcatatacattatattgGCACATGAGACCTTTTGCAGCTTCAATCATTATAAGTTCTTTCAACGAAAACGATAAAG GAGATATTTATTGTATTGAACCAAACGGAGCATGCTATAAATACTCTGGTGTAGTTATTGGAAGGAATAAAGAAATGTTCAAAACAgaaattgaaaaaaaaaattataaagaCATAAATGTAAGAGATGCTATCGaagatatttataaatttatattaacTAGTGATGatcatatgaataaaaataacctacccaatttaataaatttcTCATGGATATGTAAAGAATCTTCATATGAATTTCAAAACATCGATGAACATATTTTAACACCAGCTCTTAATAAGGCAGTTGAATATATAGAACAATTAAACTAG